The sequence below is a genomic window from Desulfallas thermosapovorans DSM 6562.
CAGCAGGTCCAGGATGCTCCGGTTGCAAAGCAATATTTCAGAAACCGTATGTTGAAATTCGTCATAAATTATATCTTTGAGCAAACGGTTTCACTCCTTTTTGTTTTAAAGCTTGCAGTAATTATAACGGTGAGCGGCTTGTCCTGTCAAACCGTAGAGCAGTAAAAAATATTATTGACACAATGTTTGTGCTGTGCTAAAATATTAGATTTCCTTGACAATATCCTGTATTTGTGCTATTATATTTTATGAATATGGTAAGGAGGTCCGGGAATTTGTTTAAAATTGGAGATAAAGTAGTTTATCCAATGCACGGCGCCGGGATTATCGAAGCCATCGAGGAAAAGGAAGTTCTCGGGGAGACCAGGCAGTACTATATCCTCAGGTTGCCGGTTGGTGATATGAAGGTAATGATACCTATTTCCAACTGTGAGGAAGTGGGGTTGCGCCAGGTTATTGATAATGATGGTGTGCAGCGGGTTTTTCGCATTTTGCGTGATCAATCCAGCAGCATGTCTGATAACTGGAATAGGCGCTATCGGGCCAACCTGGAAAAAATAAAGAGCGGTAACATCTATGAAGTCGCCGAAGTTGTTCGGAACCTGATAAAAAGGGATCAGGAAAAGGGGCTTTCTTCAGGTGAACGAAAGATGCTGGAAAACGCCCGGCAAATTCTGATCAGTGAACTGGTACTGGCCACCGAGATGGGTGAGGATAAGACAAAGTCCATGATTGAAGGGGTTTTTGCATAATGCGCCAGAATATCTGGCGTATTTTTATTTACCGTAAAAAACTCTTACCGGAAAAAATCACCAAAAAGGTTGAAACAAACTTTCAAATCATCCATAATAGAATATAATGCCGGTGTCAATAATAATTAACAATGAGGGAGGTGATAACAGGTTGGTTAAAAAACTGGTATTTATAATTATGGTGGTATTATTTACCGCCAGCGGCGTATATTCAGGGTTGTATGTTTCAAATTTGGGTTTATGGCCCCTAACCGATACCATGAAGTTCGGCATTATCGGTCTTGGCGCGCTGGTTGGCCTGGTGCTGGGCATTTTATTAACACCCTGGCTAATCCGGTTCTCCCTGTGGCTGACGGCATTGCTGGAACAGATGCTCAGCAAAACGCCGGTGCAGGATCTGGTCATGGGTTCGGTGGGCCTCATCATCGGACTTATTATAGCTAATTTATTAGGTTCTGTTTTTGCATTTATAGGTTTTCCCGGTAAGATAATTTGGATAGCAGTAACGTTACTACTTGGTTACCTGGGGATGGCGATAAGTGTTAAAAAACGGGAAGAAATTATGAGTTTTATGGGTAATATACCCCGGTTGGGGGTTGGTAAGGATAAAGCCGCTCCGGATGCGAAACAAGCCAGCATGCAAAAAATTTTAGACACCAGCGTGATTATTGATGGCAGGATTGCTGATTTGTCCGCCAGCGGTTTTATTGAAGGGACGCTGGTGGTGCCGGGTTTTGTACTGGAAGAGCTGCGGCATATAGCGGATTCATCGGATTTACTCAAACGTAACCGGGGACGCCGGGGGTTGGATATTTTAAATAACTTGCGTAAAGACCCCTCGGTTAAAGTGGTGATTAATGATAACACCAAAGGTATTGACGATGCCCTGGAGGTGGATACCAAACTGGTTAAGCTGGCCCAGAAGCTGGGGGCCAAAATAATGACCAATGATTTTAACCTGAATAAGGTTGCAGAGCTGCATGGTGTAAAGGTGCTCAACATAAACGAACTGGCCAATGCTGTTAAACCCGTTGTGCTACCCGGCGAGGAAATGCAGGTGCAGGTGGTTAAAGAGGGCAAGGAAGCCGGGCAGGGTGTTGCGTACCTGGATGACGGCACCATGATTGTGGTGGACGGAGGCAAGCGTTATTTGCAGCAAACCATTACCGTGCTGGTGACCAGTGTACTGCAAACAGCAGCCGGTCGAATGATATTTGCCAAGCCCAAATCGGAGCGGCGCGGTGAGATCCAGCAGGAAGCGCAAAACTACAGAGAGGTGAAGCTGCTTGGGTAGCGTGTACGCCCTGGTGGCTGCGGCGGGCCGGAGTACTCGTATGGGCGATGGGGTTAATAAACAACTTCTTGATCTGGCGGGCCGGCCGGTGGTGGTACATGCACTGCAGGCCGTGCAAGCGGTGCCGGTGGACGGCATTGTACTTGTGGTGACGCCGGGCTGGGAGGCGGGTTTCCGGTCAGTTCTGGATAAATACGGATGGGGCAGGCAGGTTGCAATAGTGCCCGGCGGGGCCAGTCGTGGTGACTCGGTAAGGTGCGGCCTGGCGGCACTGCCCGCCGGTGTCGAACTGGTGGTGGTGCACGATGGCGCGCGCCCGCTGGCCAGGCCGGAAAGAATCCGGGAAGCGATCCGCCAGGCCCGGCAGTGGGGGGCGGCCACCCTGGCGGTACCCGTTAAGGATACCATCAAAATGGCAGGGGAGGAGGATCTGGTGTGGGAAACCCTGCCCAGGGACAAACTGTGGCAGGTGCAAACGCCCCAGGTGTTCAACTTTGAGCTTTTAATGGAGGCGCACCGGGCAGCCGCCCGGGACGGTTTTAGCGGCACCGATGATGCTTCGCTGGTGGAGCGGTTGGGGCATCCCGTCAAGCTGGTGCCCGGGGATTA
It includes:
- the ispD gene encoding 2-C-methyl-D-erythritol 4-phosphate cytidylyltransferase translates to MYALVAAAGRSTRMGDGVNKQLLDLAGRPVVVHALQAVQAVPVDGIVLVVTPGWEAGFRSVLDKYGWGRQVAIVPGGASRGDSVRCGLAALPAGVELVVVHDGARPLARPERIREAIRQARQWGAATLAVPVKDTIKMAGEEDLVWETLPRDKLWQVQTPQVFNFELLMEAHRAAARDGFSGTDDASLVERLGHPVKLVPGDYANIKITTPEDIALAEALL
- a CDS encoding PIN/TRAM domain-containing protein, producing the protein MVKKLVFIIMVVLFTASGVYSGLYVSNLGLWPLTDTMKFGIIGLGALVGLVLGILLTPWLIRFSLWLTALLEQMLSKTPVQDLVMGSVGLIIGLIIANLLGSVFAFIGFPGKIIWIAVTLLLGYLGMAISVKKREEIMSFMGNIPRLGVGKDKAAPDAKQASMQKILDTSVIIDGRIADLSASGFIEGTLVVPGFVLEELRHIADSSDLLKRNRGRRGLDILNNLRKDPSVKVVINDNTKGIDDALEVDTKLVKLAQKLGAKIMTNDFNLNKVAELHGVKVLNINELANAVKPVVLPGEEMQVQVVKEGKEAGQGVAYLDDGTMIVVDGGKRYLQQTITVLVTSVLQTAAGRMIFAKPKSERRGEIQQEAQNYREVKLLG
- a CDS encoding CarD family transcriptional regulator, whose protein sequence is MFKIGDKVVYPMHGAGIIEAIEEKEVLGETRQYYILRLPVGDMKVMIPISNCEEVGLRQVIDNDGVQRVFRILRDQSSSMSDNWNRRYRANLEKIKSGNIYEVAEVVRNLIKRDQEKGLSSGERKMLENARQILISELVLATEMGEDKTKSMIEGVFA